In Cutaneotrichosporon cavernicola HIS019 DNA, chromosome: 1, one DNA window encodes the following:
- the BCP1 gene encoding uncharacterized protein (Involved in nuclear export, actin cytoskeleton organization and vesicular transport): MSKPQLSAVPAAQVAKRKAAPRDDEGDSDAESDVSMINVDFDFMNLNPDIDQIALKRLLRQTLSHDDHLVDVHTLADLILEEGARLKAGSTIKTDGEESDPWGLLAAVDVSRCHTNPAALKPFLTYLLSHNPPAPIKAALEGAGPSTALLFSLRLLNLPVPLIPPLYRMLGTELAESGANFDQYILWGRGYKLEGKEETMGLELNSAPKTNKKSKGGAGQLAAGSFPYHPEEEMIEARAKSTFTFPLKTAPPRDDEAFGVEQFGRLMLIDAAKLAQAVEAMEEACR; encoded by the exons ATGTCCAAGCCGCAGCTCAGCGCCGtccccgccgcccaggTCGCTAAACGCAAGGCCGCACCTCgtgatgacgagggcgactcAGACGCCGAGTCGGATGTC TCCATGATCAACGTCGACTTTGACTTTATGAACCTTAACCCCGACATTGACCAGATTGCGCTCAAGCGTCTCCTACGTCAAACGCTCAGCCACGAcgaccacctcgtcgacgtgcataccctcgccgacctgaTTTTGGAGGAGGGAGCCCGCCTCAAGGCTGGGAGCACCATCAAGACggatggggaggagagcgatCCCTGGGGTCTTCTGGCTGCGGTGGACGTGAGCCGGTGTCAT ACCAaccccgccgccctcaaGCCCTTCCTCACCTATCTCCTCTCCCACAACCCCCCTGCGCCCATCAAGGCGGCTCTGGAGGGTGCTGGGCCCAGCACGGCGCTGCTCTTcagcctgcgcctgctcaACCTTCCCGTGCCCCTCATCCCGCCGCTGTACCGGATGCTCGGGACCGAGTTGGCCGAGAGTGGAGCAAACTTTGACCAGTATATTCTTTGGGGCCGCGGGTATAagctcgagggcaaggaggagactATGGGGCTCGAGTTGAACTCTGC accAAAGACAAACAAGAAGAGTAAGGGTGGAGCGGGCCAGCTCGCGGCCGGCTCGTTCCCCTACCaccccgaggaggagatgatTGAGGCGCGTGCAAAATCGACATTCACTTTCCCCCTCAAGacggcgccgccgcgcgacgacgaggcatTTGGCGTCGAGCAGTTTGGGCGGCTGATGCTCATTGACGCGGCCAAGCTGGCACAGGCCGTCGAAGCAATGGAGGAGGCGTGTAGGTGA
- the RPT3 gene encoding uncharacterized protein (Belongs to the AAA ATPase family): protein MEEIGIDLKLEDPTLAAQLSEKQALYSTLPKNDDELYTTWRKLEAHREFLQLQEDYIRDETKNLRQELLRAQEEVKRIQSVPLVIGQFLEAVDERRGIVGSTTGSNYVVRILSTLDRELLKPSSSVALHRHSNALVDILPPEADSSIAMLGADERPDVKYSDVGGLDQQKQEIREAVELPLVQMDLYRKIGIDPPRGVLLYGPPGTGKTMLVKAVANATTASFIRVVGSEFVQKYLGEGPRMVRDVFRLARENSPCIIFIDEVDAIATKRFDAQTGSDREVQRILLELLNQMDGFDQTTNVKVIMATNRQDTLDPALLRPGRLDRKIEFPNPSRRERRLIFQTVTSKMNLSPDVDLEDYVSRPDKLSSAEIAAICQAAGLQAVRKNRYVVLPVDFEEAWKSTVKRSEDRLDFYR from the exons ATGGAGGAAATTGGCATCGACCTCAAGTTGGAG GACCCTACGCTCGCGGCACAGCTGAGTGAGAAGCAGGCGCTGTACTCGACGCTTCCAAagaacgacgacgagctctACACCACCTGGCGTAAGCTCGAGGCCCACCGCGAGttcctccagctccaggAG gacTACATCCGCGACGAGACTAAGAACTTGCGGCAGGAGCTGCTCCGCGCACAGGAGGAGGTTAAGCGCATCCAGTCCGTTCCACTTGTCATCGGGCAGTTCCTTGAGGCTGTCGACGAGCGTCGCGGTATTGTTGGGAGCACGACTG gctCCAACTACGTCGTGCGCATCCTGTCGAccctcgaccgcgagctgctcaagcCCTCGAGCAGTGTCGCGCTGCACCGTCACTCGAATGCCTTAGTCGACATCCTCCCACCTGAGGCGGACTCGAGCATTGCCATGCTCGGTGCCGATGAGCGCCCCGACGTCAAATACTCGGACGTCGGTGGCCTCGACCAGCAGAAGCAGGAGATTCGTGAGGCGGTCGAGTTGCCCCTCGTCCAG atgGACCTCTACCGCAAGATCGGTATTGACCCTCCCCGCGGTGTGCTGCTTTATGGTCCTCCAG GAACGGGTAAGACAATGTTGGTGAAGGCGGTGGCGAACGcaacgacggcgtcgtTCATCCGTGTGGTCGGCTCCGAGTTTGTGCAGAAGTaccttggcgag GGCCCGCGTATGGTCCGCGACGTGTTCCGCTTGGCACGAGAGAACTCGCCGTGCATCATcttcatcgacgaggtggacgcGATTGCGACGAAGCGTTTCGATGCGCAGACCGGCTCGGACCGTGAGGTCCAGCGTAttctccttgagctgctcaacCAGATGGACGGCTTCGACCAGACGACCAACGTCAAG GTCATCATGGCGACGAACCGTCAGGACACGCTCGACCCCGCACTGCTGCGTCCTGGACGTCTCGACCGCAAGATCGAGTTCCCAAACCCATCGCGTCGTGAACGCCGCCTCATCTTCCAGACGGTCACGAGCAAGATGAACCTCAGCCCCgatgtcgacctcgaggact acgTCTCGCGGCCAGACAAGCTCAGCTCGGCGGAGATTGCGGCAATTTGTCAGGCTGCCGGTCTGCAAG CGGTGCGCAAGAACCGTTATGTCGTCCTGCCcgtcgactttgaggaAGCATGGAAG TCCACCGTCAAGCGCTCCGAGGACCGTTTGGACTTCT ACCGGTAG
- a CDS encoding uncharacterized protein (Transcription elongation factor implicated in the maintenance of proper chromatin structure in actively transcribed regions) — protein MGKRKSAKKPQTKRTKETLATTFKCLFCHHDNSVNVKIDKSAMFGHLTCKVCGQKFTTPINNLSAAVDVYCDWVDACEEARQKQPKKFKVPKAASPPPAISAALNDEEDDEDDDYDLDRALEKSKRKTKSRDYDDSDDDRHRRKQARRAYDEDDDDE, from the exons ATGGGCAAGCGCAAGTCAGCAAAGAAGCCACAGACAAAGCGCACAAAGGAGACACTGG ctACCACCTTCAAGTGCCTGTTTTGTCACCATGACAACTCTGTCAACGTAAAGAT TGACAAGTCGGCCATGTTCGGGCATTTGACCTGCAAG GTGTGCGGACAGAAGTTCACAACCCCGATCAACA accTGTCAGCTGCCGTTGACGTGTACTGCGA CTGGGTCGATGCTTGCGAGGAGGCACGGCAGAAGCAGCCCAAGAAGTTCAAGGTGCCCAAGGCGGCGAGTCCACCGCCTGCCATCTCCGCAGCgctcaacgacgaggaagatgacgaagacgacgactACGACCTTGACCGTGCCCTGGAGAAATCGAAGCGCAAGACAAAATCGCGTGACtacgacgacagcgacgacgacaggcACCGGCGCAAACAGGCTCGGCGGGCgtacgacgaggacgacgatgacgagtaG
- a CDS encoding uncharacterized protein (twin BRCT domain), with amino-acid sequence MLNTLNSSKNPITHSDAFSRTAHVHSLSSGHQQRNGDRGFWANARSANISTEGLSESGTYWSVRTAKVEAQSRDKTKSILVGCTIAINGHTGPLSNLQLQNIITSNGGRFAPHLHGGCTHVVAERLAGGKTQKVIDGQGVIDSVAAGKRLSEAGYMVIEDPSQKSLFTTLGIKPKAEMRGDVKKGEEDEE; translated from the exons ATG CTCAACACTCTCAACTCGTCAAAGAACCCGATAACACACAGCGACGCGTTCAGTCGCACCGCACACGTCCACTCCCTGTCTTCGGGCCATCAACAGCGCAACGGAGACAGGGGGTTCTGGGCTAACGCGCGGAGTGCTAATATTAGCACCGAAGGATTGAGCGAGAGCGGGACGTATTGGAGTGTGCGGACGGCCAAGGTTGAGGCACAGAGCCGCGATAAG ACTAAGAgcatcctcgtcggctgCACTATTGCGATCAATGGGCATACTGGGCCCCTCTCAAACCTCCAGCTCCAAAACATCATCACGTCTAACGGCGGCCGCTTCGCACCCCATCTCCACGGCGGGTGTACTCACGTCGTGGCAGAGCGTTTGGCGGGAGGGAAGACGCAGAAGGTCATCGACGGACAAG ggGTTATCGACTCCGTTGCTGCGGGGAAGCGGCTAAGTGAGGCGGGATACATGGTCATTGAGGATCCA TCCCAGAAAAGCCTGTTTACCACGCTGGGCAtcaagcccaaggctgAGATGCGGGGAGATGTCAAGAAGggtgaagaggacgaggagtaA
- a CDS encoding uncharacterized protein (Protein of unknown function (DUF2456)) codes for MSSINSAPTIAHERAHKQVFRPFPAPLSWKQWGYILGMQGVAAMAIDCGANFGIAIAMYSSQKDVRMWVFSKNTIAGDLGVTPIIQTAMSMLITSTLVHTDLHNGMIPPLPFVYPHVEHLPDPRIFLDRIFKRKHAAPGEEELDNKSHPQSGGISFYFWMLIRFIFEGTERNMLLSRPGFKNWWGRLLWTALQGAGLGIILGFPIWCLAIVILGPIYGTENMGNRWAPQAIKGVYGGLYGLYSNPIIAMIALGAQSEHHLLVVPVDEEGSVEGKEPKVYNLSTASVPPIAEEDDDALSEGAATPTPDGPAPPSPMTRPKPTRLATTGHSTPAHFRVGESNSEVLQPPLRRTRSRSSSIARPPLTCNVCDCLPPPDSSTPARVTRARGFTTSSYVSVSGSSFTYALSANGGRACRSRSNTVTSVSGIAPSNMGASAAPSSGMPSPSASARQAVSPIPQPGFGRSRAHSDVPSSRLKGPALEHTGSDVFGPTSAAPSSVGAPSSVGMSSTVVTYHTAMTSVSVAPQLPPLTVPEVTIQRPSFDFDPEREEPSHFGRSL; via the exons ATGAGCTCAATAAATTCAGCACCCACCATCGCACACGAACGCGCACACAAGCAAGTGTTCCGCCCCTTCCCAGCTCCCTTGTCATGGAAACAATGGGGCTACATCCTAGGCATGCAAGGGGTCGCCGCCATGGCCATTGACTGCGGCGCAAACTTTGGTATTGCCATTGCAA TGTATTCGTCCCAGAAGGACGTTAGG ATGTGGGTCTTCAGCAAGAATACCATTGCCG GCGACCTCGGTGTGACGCCCATCATTCAGACGGCCATGTCGATGCTCATCACCTCGACGCTCGTGCACACCGACTTGCATAACGGCATGATTCCACCCTTACCATTCGTGTACCCGCACGTTGAGCACCTTCCGGACCCGCGCATTTTCCTGGACCGCATCTTTAAGCGCAAACACGCGGCTCCTGGCGAAGAAGAGCTCGACAACAAGAGCCACCCGCAGAGCGGCGGGATATCGTTTTATTTCTGGATGCTTATCCGCTTCATCTTTGAGGGCACGGAACGCAACATGCTTCTCTCGCGCCCCGGGTTCAAGAACTGGTGGGGCCGTCTCCTCTGGACTGCTTTGCAGGGCGCTGGCCTGGGCATCATCCTCGGTTTCCCTATTTGGTGTCTCGCGATTGTCATTCTGGGCCCGATCTACGGCACAGAGAACATGGGCAACAGGTGGGCGCCCCAGGCGATCAAGGGTGTCTACGGAGGCCTGTACGGGCTGTACTCGAACCCGATCATCGCTATGATTGCACTCGGCGCTCAGTCCGAGCATCACTTACTCGTCGTCCCGGTTGACGAAGAGGGGTccgtcgagggcaaggagccCAAGGTATACAACCTGTCGACTGCCTCGGTCCCTCCCAttgcggaggaggacgacgatgcGCTATCCGAAGGTGCCGCTACGCCTACACCTGACGGCCCCGCTCCTCCATCACCCATGACCAGGCCAAAGCCCACGCGTCTCGCCACGACTGGACATAGCACGCCCGCGCACTtccgcgtcggcgagtcCAACTCAGAGGTGCTCCAGCCGCCGCTACGTCGGACGCGCTCTCGTTCCAGCTCGATCGCCCGCCCGCCGCTCACGTGCAACGTGTGCGACTGCCTCCCGCCTCCCGACTCGTCAACGCCAGCGCGCGTCACCCGTGCCCGTGGCTtcacgacctcgagctaCGTCTCGGTCTCAGGCTCGAGCTTCACCTACGCCCTCAGCGCAAACGGCGGCCGTGCCtgccgctcccgctccaaCACTGTCACCTCAGTTTCCGGCATCGCTCCGTCTAACATGGGTGCATCAGCCGCCCCTTCGTCAGGCATGCCGAGTCCCAGTgcgtcggcgcgccagGCGGTCTCGCCGATCCCGCAGCCGGGATTCGGGCGTTCCCGAGCCCACTCGGACGTCCCGTCGTCGCGACTCAAAGGCCCGGCCCTAGAACACACGGGCAGTGACGTGTTCGGGcccacctcggccgcacCTTCGAGTGTGGGAGCGCCGTCGAGCGTCGgcatgtcctcgacggtGGTGACGTACCACACGGCCATgacgagcgtgagcgtCGCGCCTCAGTTACCGCCTCTCACCGTACCGGAAGTGACGATTCAGCGGCCGAGCTTCGACTTTGACCCAGAGCGTGAAGAGCCATCCCATTTCGGAAGGAGTCTCTAG
- a CDS encoding uncharacterized protein (WD-repeat protein): MSTSQDALSATSSTAENGRLSPRQREKAPVNLDDVALPNGVDHEISLLIAEYLASRHPRLADALATEIGPARDEVVRQEIEAVEKAILDGNFPALEGLLTAPGLLGQQSQRAFLYMCYRQQFLEYIDNRESQKAFNLLQKRLKPLEHYQPVPYDFYSLAYLTSASTVHDAPGLRDWAGAGPERERLVNMWRELTDAARVNAHAIAGDAIPSRPVPRDRLVTLLRQATAWQVDGARGRGQGPWQLQSLLTDYSSPSVPTRLERLIRGHRANIKCVAFLHDGRGISGSSDTTLRIFNIHSGETERVLNAHQSRVWDVAPSPEGSFIASGSGDGTVRVWTADGECASVLVGDGGDVYSVRWQPGREDRVVAACYDKILRLWDVEADRLIRTFSGHAQSTLAVAFDPAGKVIASGSKDKHIRLWDAVGGVCTQTMTAHLGEISSVEFAHDGKYLLAGCKDNSIRLWDLRMQRNIYRYTGHQNTSKNLIRCSFANASSTLIASGSEDGLVYLWEREGSDVSETSSLSNSSPPILTPSSVFQTVSSHIHPARAPTLPRGPATAAMPRFGTSPSVPSATTVRPFKALAGHGAGAVFDVRALGGTMLSGAEDGAVGVWGAEKE, translated from the exons ATGTCAACCTCACAAGACGCGCTCAGCGCTACATCCAGTACGGCTGAGAATGGGCG ACTTTCGCCGCGGCagagggagaaggcgcCAGTGAACCTCGACGACGTAGCGTTGCCGAACGGTGTGGACCAT GAAATCAGCCTCCTCATCGCAGAGTACCTCGCGTCCCGGCATCCCCGGTTAGCGGACGCGCTGGCGACCGAGATAGGGCCGGCGCgggacgaggtcgtgcgGCAGGAGATTGAGGCGGTCGAGAAGGCTATTCTTG ATGGCAATTTCCCCGCTCTTGAAGGGCTTTTAACGGCTCCCGGCCTCCTGGGCCAGCAGAGCCAGAGGGCCTTCCTCTACATGTGCTATCGCCAGCAGTTCCTCGAGTACATCGACAACCGCGAGAGCCAGAAGGCATtcaacctcctccagaAGCGTCTCAAGCCACTCGAGCACTACCAGCCGGTTCCTTACGACTTCTACTCTCTTGCGTACCTGACCTCCGCTTCAACAGTACACGACGCGCCAGGTTTGAGGGACTGGGCAGGCGCTGGACCCGAACGCGAACGCCTTGTCAATATGTGGCGCGAGCTCACGGACGCGGCACGGGTGAATGCCCACGCCATCGCCGGAGACGCTATTCCCAGTCGGCCTGTGCCGCGGGACCGCCTCGTCACACTTCTCCGTCAGGCCACAGCATGGCAGGTCGACGGGGCGCGTGGCCGCGGTCAGGGACCGTGGCAGCTCCAGAGCCTGTTGACCGACTACTCGTCACCATCCGTACCGACAAGATTGGAGCGGTTGATCAGAGGCCACCGCGCAAACATCAAATGTGTCGCGTTCCTCCACGATGGCCGGGGTATCAGCGGGAGCAGCGACACGACACTACGTATCTTCAACATCCACTCGGGAGAGACGGAGCGTGTCCTCAACGCCCACCAGAGCCGTGTGTGGGACGTTGCGCCCTCGCCCGAGGGGTCGTTTATTGCGAGCGGCTCGGGCGATGGGACGGTGCGAGTGTGGACAGCCGATGGAGAATGTGCATCGGTATtggtcggcgacggaggGGACGTGTACAGCGTGCGCTGGCAGCCGGGGCGGGAAGACCGGGTCGTGGCGGCGTGTTATGACAAGATCCTGCGACTTTGggacgtcgaggctgaCCGCTTAATCCGTACATTCTCAGGACACGCCCAGAGCACGCTGGCGGTCGCGTTCGACCCGGCAGGCAAGGTCATTGCGAGTGGGAGTAAGGACAAGCATATCCGGTTGTGGGATGCGGTAGGCGGGGTGTGCACGCAGACAATGACGGCGCATCTCGGCGAGATTTCGAGCGTCGAATTCGCTCACGATGGAAAATACCTCCTCGCGGGATGCAAGGACAACTCGATCCGTCTCTGGGATCTGCGAATG CAACGCAACATCTACCGCTACACGGGCCACCAGAACACGTCCAAGAACCTGATCCGGTGTTCTTTTGCGAACGCGTCGTCCACTCTGATCGCGTCCGGCTCGGAAGACGGCCTAGTCTACCTCTGGGAGCGGGAGGGTTCGGACGTGTCGGAAACCTCGTCTCTATCTAACAGTTCGCCGCCTATCCTCACGCCCAGCTCAGTCTTCCAGACTGTCAGCAGCCACATCCAcccggcgcgcgcgccaaccCTCCCCCGCGGCCCAGCCACCGCCGCAATGCCGCGCTTCGGCACGTCCCCCTCGGTcccgagcgcgacgactgTACGGCCATTCAAGGCGCTTGCGGGACATGGCGCAGGTGCAGTGTTTGATGTTCGCGCGCTGGGGGGAACGATGCTGTCGGGCGCAGAGGATGGGGCTGTGGGCGTATGGGGGGCGGAAAAAGAATGA
- a CDS encoding uncharacterized protein (Zinc-binding domain present in Lin-11, Isl-1, Mec-3) encodes MERASVVLPTVKCSSCASEIPLNSLGEHVCAPLPPRHKANKPMVSSGLAQTSQRAKSPPPPPLRSDFSPLVCPTRLGHAEPRTPMSDGLGRYPDMRSPVVPAMPDTTSGGNAGMAGVGRRAFAAAAWSVRAGVALAAGSGHNFEADQDVQSSSPPGDSPPMPVPKPYQSLPSPRSAGPLMTTTGPNARSHRGPSQKEPVILPSAPLAERARHERTRSREGAMSRADEYHSASRADSRSASRNDARAGSRAEDYRSASRAGPSRSGSRAEEVRAASRAQLERSGSSQSSKSQDLRPFFDKYQALIGSKSDQTHGSIYSPRAESDNQSVTSAGEPSALPWAQSEPDEDDPFQRIEYNHRRYPTDGSIDSTASSHYGPSPDAGSSQDEMVMTPSPSWEGLSSVDPPAKSYFESPKLTNDTSLPISLAEIGEEEEEDEGDRIVWGTLNPMSANHLPRSSSASTVTPANAFRSPSLPARELDPPRIPQSMTPPRIPQSMTPPRIPQSMTPHRSRTEPPLSSSPPSSRPKRTCQKCGEAVGGLRRYVERDGIVLCEADWKKMYLPACRRCKLPIEKSAVSSSDGQLRGKWHRACFTCTRCDSPFECDDFYVHKGRPWCQYHYAEEAGTLCAASSCRKPIEGACILAPSPAGDQRFHPGHLRCDHRGGVSGAQSCRENMAEYYDVAGERFCERHVGEAIRRVANGAAPHRAEKRRTKLIDMSTGLAAIQPITR; translated from the coding sequence ATGGAACGAGCCTCCGTCGTCCTTCCAACCGTCAAGTGCAGCTCATGCGCTAGCGAGATCCCTCTCAACTCACTCGGCGAGCACGTCTGCGCCCCTCTCCCACCAAGGCATAAGGCCAACAAGCCCATGGTCAGCAGCGGTCTCGCACAAACATCGCAGCGAGCCAAatcccctccacctccacctctccgCAGCGACTTTAGCCCTTTAGTGTGCCCAACCCGCCTCGGTCATGCCGAGCCACGTACTCCCATGTCGGACGGCCTGGGGCGTTACCCCGACATGCGCTCTCCAGTTGTCCCGGCCATGCCGGATACCACGTCTGGCGGTAACGCAGGAATGGCTGGCGTTGGAAGACGCGCGttcgcggccgccgcttGGAGCGTCCGTGCCGGTGTCGCCTTAGCCGCCGGCAGCGGACACAACTTCGAGGCCGACCAGGACGTGCAATCATCTTCTCCGCCGGGTGACAGCCCGCCCATGCCTGTCCCCAAGCCGTACCAGTCCTTGCCATCACCGCGATCCGCTGGGCCCTTAATGACCACCACTGGGCCTAACGCTCGCTCTCACCGCGGGCCGTCGCAGAAGGAGCCAGTCATCCTGCCTAGTGCACCtcttgccgagcgcgcccgACACGAGCgtacgcgctcgcgcgaggGTGCTATGTCGCGCGCAGACGAGTATCACTCAGCATCACGTGCAGACAGCCGTTCAGCTTCTCGCAACGATGCCCGCGCCGGCTCTCGTGCTGAGGATTACCGGTCTGCTTCGCGTGCCGGACCTTCGCGTTCAGGTTCGCGTGCAGAAGAAGTGCGCGCGGCTTCGCGTGCCCAGCTCGAACGCAGCGGGAGCTCGCAGAGCTCAAAGAGCCAGGACCTCCGCCCATTCTTCGACAAGTACCAGGCACTTATCGGGTCCAAGAGCGACCAGACTCATGGCTCGATCTATTCGCCCCGGGCCGAAAGTGACAACCAGAGCGTTACGTCTGCAGGCGAGCCTTCCGCCCTTCCCTGGGCTCAGAGCGAGCctgacgaggacgacccgTTCCAGCGCATCGAGTACAACCACCGTCGTTATCCCACGGACGGGAGTATCGActcgaccgcgtcctcgcACTACGGCCCATCACCAGACGCCGGAAGCTCGCAAGACGAGATGGTCatgacgccctcgccaagtTGGGAGGGATTATCATCTGTGGATCCGCCCGCCAAGTCATACTTTGAAAGCCCAAAGCTCACCAATGACACCAGTCTGCCAATCTCGTTAGCAGAgattggcgaggaggaagaggaggacgagggcgatcGCATTGTGTGGGGCACACTCAACCCCATGAGCGCGAACCATCTCCCCCGCTCAAGTTCGGCGTCCACTGTCACTCCAGCCAACGCGTTCCGCTCCCCATCGCTTCCCGCGCGTGAGCTCGACCCACCCCGTATTCCCCAGTCAATGACTCCACCTCGTATTCCCCAGTCCATGACTCCACCTCGTATTCCCCAGTCCATGACTCCACACCGTTCGCGCACCGAGCcgcccctctcctcctcgcctccctcATCGCGCCCGAAGCGCACGTGCCAGAAGTGCGGCGAGGCTGTCGGGGGACTACGGCGCTatgtcgagcgcgacggcatCGTGCTGTGCGAGGCCGACTGGAAGAAGATGTACCTCCCCGCCTGCCGGCGCTGCAAGCTTCCCATCGAGAAGAGCGCGGTGTCATCTTCCGACGGCCAGCTGCGTGGTAAGTGGCACCGCGCTTGCTTCACCTGCACGCGCTGCGACAGCCCGTTTGAATGCGATGACTTCTACGTGCACAAGGGCCGTCCCTGGTGCCAGTACCACTATGCCGAAGAGGCCGGTACGCTGTGTGCCGCGTCGAGTTGTCGGAAGCCCATCGAGGGCGCATGTATCCTCGCTCCCAGTCCCGCCGGGGACCAGCGCTTCCACCCTGGCCACCTGCGCTGCGACCACCGCGGTGGGGTGAGTGGCGCCCAGTCGTGCCGCGAGAACATGGCCGAGTACTATGACGTCGCGGGCGAACGCTTCTGCGAGcggcacgtcggcgaggcgatccgccgcgtcgcgaATGGCGCTGCACCACACCGCGCAGAGAAGCGGCGCACCAAACTCATCGACATGTCGACCGGCCTGGCCGCGATCCAGCCCATTACACGATAA
- a CDS encoding uncharacterized protein (AMP-binding enzyme), translating into MAQPRQLTIAECDAAVTRKGGPFEMEAIMHNGVEEKFWIHGMKTMREMILDGLPKGGDMVMVNAPVPEPGPKEHRIDTTFNEVWDRSCNLAVWLRGHGVRKGSFVGLIGYNSVEWIVSSCAIQLLGAVPVMVNAALQPEPFAHCLNITNPVVVLCDAVSAVMFGKIQGQLKNVGPAFSYNETAWLDKHCPVPVIDLSALTASKEDVECIKSGDGLGLHDLGPESDGVIFFTSGTTGSPKAVLSNQRAALHNLHSAKFMMARAAMRMGAPADMAIEFAMTPPEKQSVGLLCIPLFHATAGEGWLQKIIHFNQKLVLLRRWNVDDAVKACVDYGCGVIGGVPAVVVALIQHPDLPASHKFESTLNGGAASPARLANDLRSRWPDMSIAVGWGMTETNALTTAIVGDDYVAKPNSAGWPLPIVDIKIVDPVTKAELPRNTVGLILSRGPNNMTCYYNNPKATRETLVDGYVDTGDAGYLDDDGVMFISDRLKDIIIRGGENIASEEIENAIYADDRVAEAAAVPVPDDMLGELVAVAVSLRPGCTATAAQIREAVHSRVRPHARPAFVWVSDEVLPRNVNGKLVKAEIKKIVGELYARHLERAKM; encoded by the exons ATGGCCCAGCCTCGCCAGCTCACCATCGCCGAAT GCGACGCGGCCGTGACGCGTAAAGGCGGTCCGTttgagatggaggcgaTCATGCATAATGGCGTCGAGGAAAAGTTCTGGATCCAC GGCATGAAGACGATGCGTGAGATGATCCTCGACGGTCTTCCGAAAGGTGGCGACATGGTTATGGTGAATGCGCCCGTCCCCGAGCCTGGCCCCAAGGAACACCGTATCGACACGACATTCAACGAGGTATGGGACCGGTCGTGTAATCTGGCCGTATGGCTGCGCGGCCACGGGGTCCGCAAGGGGTCGTTCGTCGGTTTGATCGGATACAATTCGGTCGAGTGGATCGTGAGCTCGTGTGCTATCCAGCTTCTTGGGGCTGTTCCCGTCATGGTCAATGCTGCACTGCAGCCGGAACCGTTCGCCCACTGCCTGAATATCACGAATCCCGTGGTGGTACTTTGCGATGCTGTTAGCGCCGTCATGTTCGGCAAGATACAGGGACAACTCAAGAATGTCGGTCCGGCATTTAGCTACAATGAGACGGCGTGGTTGGACAAACACTGCCCCGTGCCGGTTATCGACTTGAGTGCTCTCACAGCGAGTAAGGAAGATGTGGAGTGTATCAAAAGTGGCGACGGGCTGGGTCTGCATGATTTGGGACCAGAGAGCGACGGTGTCATCTTCTTCACTAGTGGGACGACAGGTTCCCCAAAGGCCGTGCTCTCCAACCAGCGGGCGGCGCTGCATAACCTCCACTCTGCCAAGTTTA TGATGGCACGCGCGGCCATGCGCATGGGCGCACCGGCCGACATGGCGATCGAGTTCGCCATGACCCCGCCTGAGAAACAGAGCGTCGGTTTACTCTGCATCCCTCTCTTCCACGCCACGGCTGGCGAAGGCTGGCTGCAGAAAATCATCCACTTCAACCAGAAACTTGTTCTGCTCCGCCGCTGgaacgtcgacgacgccgtcaaggctTGTGTCGATTACGGCTGCGGTGTAATCGGTGGCGTCCctgccgtcgtcgtggcCCTTATCCAACATCCCGACCTCCCTGCCTCCCACAAGTTCGAGAGCACGCTCAATGGCGGTGCGGCCAGTCCAGCCCGCCTGGCCAACGACCTCCGTTCCCGATGGCCCGACATGAGTATCGCCGTTGGATGGGGCATGACCGAGACGAATGCTCTTACCACCGCTATTGTGGGAGACGACTACGTTGCCAAGCCAAATAGTGCCGGGTGGCCACTACCTATTGTGGACATCAAGATTGTTGATCCAGTAACCAAGGCCGAGTTACCGCGTAATACCGTGGGATTAATTCTTTCTCGTGGACCAAATAACATGACGTGTTACTACAACAACCCGA AAGCAACTCGCGAAACCCTCGTCGACGGATACGTCGACACGGGCGATGCAGGGTACCTCGACGATGATGGGGTCATGTTCATCTCGGACCGCCTGAAGGACATCATCATCCGTGGCGGCGAGAACATTGCATCGGAAGAGATCGAGAATGCCATCTACGCCGACGACCgggtcgccgaggcggcggccgtcCCCGTTCCAGACGATATGCTTGGCGAACTCGTGGCCGTGGCCGTCAGTTTACGGCCGGGGTGCACTGCCACCGCGGCACAGATTAGGGAGGCCGTGCATTCTCGCGTGAGGCCGCATGCGCGGCCGGCCTTTGTTTGGGTCTCGGATGAGGTCCTGCCACGCAACGTTAATGGTAAGCTTGTCAAGGCAGAGATTAAGAAGATCGTGGGCGAGCTGTATGCCAGGCACCTCGAGAGGGCTAAGATGTAG